From the Acidilutibacter cellobiosedens genome, one window contains:
- the pyrR gene encoding bifunctional pyr operon transcriptional regulator/uracil phosphoribosyltransferase PyrR — MNLKAIIMDDVKMRKSIVRISHEIIERNNDLSNIMLVGIKRRGIPIAERISENIKKFEEIDVPVYKLDISLYRDDLSELADFPIVKDSKIEASVEKKNVILVDDVIYTGRTVRAAIEAIFDNGRPDRIQLAVLIDRGHREIPVRPDYVGKNIPTSQNEIVSVEVNEIDGVDSAKILVHPLYK, encoded by the coding sequence GTGAATTTAAAGGCAATAATAATGGATGATGTTAAAATGAGGAAATCCATAGTCAGGATTTCTCATGAGATAATAGAAAGAAATAATGATTTGAGCAATATAATGCTTGTGGGAATAAAAAGAAGAGGCATACCTATAGCTGAAAGGATTTCTGAAAATATAAAAAAATTTGAAGAAATAGATGTTCCTGTATACAAGTTGGATATATCCTTATATAGAGATGATTTATCGGAATTAGCCGATTTTCCCATAGTTAAGGATAGTAAAATAGAGGCAAGTGTTGAGAAGAAAAATGTAATATTGGTAGACGATGTGATTTATACCGGAAGGACTGTAAGGGCAGCTATAGAAGCCATATTTGATAACGGAAGACCAGACAGAATTCAATTGGCCGTTTTGATAGACAGAGGGCATAGGGAAATTCCTGTGAGGCCGGACTATGTAGGGAAAAATATACCTACTTCTCAAAATGAAATTGTTTCCGTAGAAGTCAATGAAATAGACGGAGTTGATTCAGCTAAAATCCTTGTACATCCTTTATATAAATAA